The DNA segment TCGCCACGACCGTGTCGAAGAGCCCGCAGATCGCCGTGCCCTGCACGCCGCGAAACTCGCTCACGCGGCCGGCGATGTTGTCCGCGGCGATGCGTCCCTGCCGGTTCGCCGGACCCGCCAGCGGAATGAGCGTCTCGTCGCCGGTGACGAAATCCCGCACCTCGACGGCATCGCCCACCGCCCGGATGTGCGGGTCGCTGGTTTGCATGCGCGCGTCCACCCGGACCCCGCCCCGCGCGCCGATCTCCAGCCCGGCATCCCTCGCCAGTCGCGTTTCCGGACGCACCCCGATCGCCAGAATCACAAGATCGGCCTCGTGCCCGACGCCGGAGTCGGTGCGCACGCGCAAGCCGCCGTCGATCGCCTCGAAACCCGCCACGCCGTCGCCAAGCGCAAGCGTCACGCCCTTTGCGCGCAGCGGGGACTCGAGCAACCTCGCCATCTCCGCGTCGAGCGGCGGCATGAGCTGCGGCAGCCGTTCGACGATCGTCACCGCAAGGCCGCGATGCACGAGGTTCTCCGCCATCTCGAGACCAATGAATCCCCCGCCGACCACCACCGCCTGGCGCGCGTTGCGCCCGTCGATCCAGGCGCGCATCGCCACGGCGTCCGGCACGGAACGCACGGTGAAAACGCCCGGCAGGTCGATGCCCGGCAGCGGAGGACGAATCGGGGCCGCGCCGGTCGCAAGCACGAGGGAATCATAGCTCTCCTCGTAATCGCGGCCCGCCTCCAGATCGCGCACCGTCACCACGCGACGCTCGCGATCGATGGCCAGCGCCTCGTGCCGCGTGCGGGCGTCGATCGCGAAACGCGACCGGAAAAGCTCCGCATCCGCAATGAGCAGATCCCGGGTCTCCGGAATCACCCCGCCGACG comes from the Chthoniobacterales bacterium genome and includes:
- a CDS encoding FAD-dependent oxidoreductase encodes the protein MKTVIIGGVAGGASCAARLRRLDESAEIVMLERGPHVSFANCGLPYHVGGVIPETRDLLIADAELFRSRFAIDARTRHEALAIDRERRVVTVRDLEAGRDYEESYDSLVLATGAAPIRPPLPGIDLPGVFTVRSVPDAVAMRAWIDGRNARQAVVVGGGFIGLEMAENLVHRGLAVTIVERLPQLMPPLDAEMARLLESPLRAKGVTLALGDGVAGFEAIDGGLRVRTDSGVGHEADLVILAIGVRPETRLARDAGLEIGARGGVRVDARMQTSDPHIRAVGDAVEVRDFVTGDETLIPLAGPANRQGRIAADNIAGRVSEFRGVQGTAICGLFDTVVA